The DNA window TTGCATACTCATCCTTTACCTGTTGTTGGTTTCATCAATTAAAAAAGCAATCTCTTCATAATCAATTGCCCCAAAGTCCACCATATTATACAGCGCCATCAAAGCACGTCTGCAACAAGTTTTATTACAACCTGTGACCAATTTTTTTGCTTTTTTATATGGAAGAGTGGTATTTTGAAATATCTCAATGGCGTCTTGAATACTCTTTTCACCACATTCGCAAATCTGTTTATTTTTTAACTCTTCCATGTACATTCGCTATTTTTGTAAATATGGGTGCGCGTCTAAAAAGTCGTTCACGTCTTTCATCGCGACATTAATCTGTTCACTGAGTTCAGGCAGTCTGTTATAATCTGTCCAAATGGTATCTTCAACAATGTCGTGCACTTCACCTGCAAGTTCAACAACTTTTCGTTTGTATTTTGCTAACTCTTTTTTCTTCTCTTTTTGTTCTTCGGTTAATGACATTTTTTTCTCCTTTGTTTAAATTAAATGGCGTAGAGATTTTCAAGTTTTATCTCGGGCATATTGTTTAAATAGACCAATTTAAAACTCTCCTCTTTTTTAAATTTATAACTGTCGTACAAATCAATGATCTCTTTAACCATTGGAGCATAGGCATAAATCTTTTTAAGCCCACGATAATACAAAACTGCTCGAAGCAGCTTCTCTGCATCTAAAAAGGCTTCATTTTTCATCAGCCAAGGTGAGATTTTGATGTACTTTTTGTTCACCACATATGAGTGTAAAAACCCACTTTGTGTCCCTAACTTCAACGAATTAGAGAAGACCAAATCTTTTCCAATGTACTCGTGTCTGTCCTCAGAAAAAACCGATTTATCAATCTCTTTAGAGACTTCATCATAGTTTGAAGCCGCCACTTGTTTGGCATGGGTATTTGAAAAGTTAAATGCCACAGCTTCCCCTGAGTACATAAATCGTACAAAATCACTGTGCGTTTTAAAATCAAACCCTTTAAGCTTCTGATACCGTTTTGTCTCAATCAAAAGTACCACATCCAAACCGTTGCAGTTAGTAATAAAGAGTCGAAGCAACCTTTCATAAATGTCCTCATAACTCTCATTGACCTCAAAGACATTAACAAAAATAGACTTCTCAAAACGGTACCCACTGATAACACCCACAATCTCACCACCTTCATACGCCGCAAAGCAGTACTCAGGATAGGCATGATACGTGTGTTTCAACAAATCAATGTCCAGTAAGGTGTTGCTCTTAGAAAGAGACTCTAACGCATCTTCGTAATCTTTTCTTAAATACCCAATGAACATAAGTATAACTCTTTCAATTCCACTGCATTCAACACTTTTTTTCGGTTGGTCACAATATCTCGAACTTTTGGAAGCAGTTGTTGTACTACCTCTTTATTAGGGGTAATTCCCAAACTCTCTAAGTGGTACATTAAAGTTGAACTTCCTGAGTGTTTTCCAATAGGAAAGTCTCTTTTAAGTCCCACCTCTTTAGGTGTAAATGGCTCATACGATGATTTTGATTTCATCATACCATTCACATGAATACCCGACTCGTGAGCAAAGATGTTTTTACCAATAATGGGCAAACTCGTATCTAAACGTCGGTTTGACGCTCGACTCACTTTTCGTATTAAGGCTTTGAGTGCTTTGATGTTGATATCACTGCTTTGATTCATCAAACGGTTAATGGTCATCAACACTTGTTCAAAGGAAGCATTTCCTGCTCTCTCACCCAAACCAATCACAGTGGTGTTGGCACTTGTTGCACCCGCTTCAAAACCAGCAATGGCATTGGCTGTAGCCATACCAAAGTCGTTGTGCGTATGCATCTCAATGTCCAAGAGATTTTCACTGCTTAAAGCTTTGATGTTTTCATAGGTTTTATGTGGCGTTAAAATCCCAACGGTATCACAATATCGGAAACGATTGGCACCCAATTCTTTACCTAGGGTCATCACCTCTTTTAAAAACCCTAAATCTGCTCGTGAAGAGTCTTCTCCACCAATACAGACAAAAAGGTTCTCTTTTTTAGCTTGCGTTACGGTTTGTTCAAGCTGATTAAGAAGACGTGTTTTGTCCCCTTTAAATTTTACATCGATTAAAATATCTGAAACAGGGATAGAGAGGTCAACGGCTTTGAGCCCACACTTCAGTGAAGCTTCTAAATCTGTCAATGTTGCTCGGTTCCAGCTCATGATTTGTATGGGCAAGTTTAGGTTTAAAATCTCTTTTAAATCCTCTTGCTCTTTTTTACCCATGGCAGGGATTCCCACTTCTAGTTCGTGAGCACCCGCTTCATATAACAGCTGTGCGATTTCAAGTTTCTCTTGAGTATTAAAAGCTACATAAGGCGCTTGTTCGCCATCTCGTAGCGTTGTGTCATTGATCAGAAACATGACGTGACCTTTCTAAAATATATACTAAGTATATGCAAAAAGTGTTCCGCTATCAGATGTAGCGTAAACTGGGTGTATGTATCTTCTGTAAGTCCTCTTCACTCAAAGGCTCATAAGCGTAAACGAAACAAATAGGCTTGTCTAAAATCTCTTTTTCAACTACCCAAAAGTGCTCTAAATCGTTTACAATACAGACATTGTCTGCACGAAGGCTTTTTAAAGGAAAGCCTATGGCACCGTGACACGTCGTTGCAGGATAGAGTTCCAACAACTCGTTGTTGATGCTGATAGGTCCATTTCCTTTAAGCAGTAAAACCGTAGGATTTGGTTTCATGGTCAGGATTATCCTAACTCATTCTCTTTTTCAAAGAAGTATTTCTTCGCGGCATCGTGAACTGATTTCTCAATTGGTTTAAATGCGTACGAATCATCACAAATCAGATTAATCTCTTTTAACTCATCCATTGGACATCCACCAATTTTCTCAGTTAATAAAATATCACAATCTTTAAGTGTCTCTTTAATCTCTTCAATAGGGTAGGAACCATCACAATCTTCTGGTCCTTTACAGTAAGCATTCTCTACTTTTCGGTGCATTACAAACTTGATGGCTTTATCTCCCGCTTCATAGATTAGGAACTCCGTGGCATTACCAAAGTGTAAATTCACAGTCCCTTCACCCGCACTGGTAACCGCAATCAATTTTGTCTCACCGTTTGAGCTTAATTGCTCTTTGGATGCTTGTTCAATTTTTACTTTTTCGTTTGCAACTTCCAGTGCAGCCCGCCAGTTCTCGATGACTTGGTGTTTTTGCTCTCTGGCTTTGATGTCATATTTACTTTCAAGCTCATCCCATGACATATCTACAAACGCCTCTTTTGTAAACTCATCACCTCGGTCTTCACCGATAAGTCCTACCGCATCGGCTCGACACTGTCTACAGTGAGACATTAATTTCATATCCATACCACAGGCTTCTTGTGCTGCCATTACCTCTTGGTCAGAGGCACTTCTTTGTCCATTTAAACCGTAATATGTTCCAAATTCTGGTTTAGATAACAGTGGCATAATGTTGTGTAAAAATACGTTCATCTCTTTAAGTTTCTTCGCTACATTAGGTAAATCTGCTTCATTGACGCCTGGAATCAATACAGAGTTTGCTTTGACTAAGATTCCTCTTTCAGTGAGCATTTGAATCCCTTTGAGTTGTTGTTCAAGCAAGATTTTAGCACCTTCGGCCCCAAAGACTTTCTTATGGTTCCAGTGTATCCAAGGATAGATTTGTGCACCCACTTCACCTGTAGGGTCCACGGTATTGATTGTAACAGTGACATGATCAACATTATATTTTTCAATTTCGTCAATGAACTCTGGAAGTCTCAAACCATTGGTTGATAAACACAGTTTTAAATCAGGTGCTTTTTCTTGAAGCATTTTAAATGTTTCAAATGTCTTTTTAGGGTTGGCTAAAGCATCTCCTGGACCAGCAATTCCTACAACAGATAGTTGTTGGATTTCACCGCCCACATACAGCACTTTTTTAACCGCTTCAATGGGTTGTAATTTTGACGAAGTAACCCCCGGTCGACTCTCATTGGAACAGTCAAATTTTCTATTACAATAATTACATTGGATATTACATGCAGGGGCAACGGCAACGTGAATTCGTGCATAGTGTTGGTGAGCTCCCTCGCTATAACATGGATGGTTATTAATCTTATCCATAACTTCTTGTTGTATATTCTCTTGTGTGCTACTTGATGTACATGAACAACTCATAGTAACTCCTTTTTTACTTTCTGCTATAAGTAATGCACATAGTGTTCCCTACACGAAATGGGAATAAAAAATGCATACGCTTTTGTATACAATATAAGGATATACAATGGATATACAGGAAAAAATCAAAGCAGAGCTTATCAAAGAGATCAATTCAAACATTGATAACATCTATGATTTTATTGAGAGCCGATACAGTTTGGATGCGCATTACCAAGAGCAAATCATTCAAAAGTTGAATGAACTTAAAGATGTGGTCTATAAATCTTCACAATTTTGTGAATTAACGTAAAATTAATCAGCGATGAGTACAGCGAGTTTGTGGTGTTTTAGTTTTAGTCAAAGTAAACTGTTTTATACTCATCGCTCATTAATTCATAGTCATTTCAATCATCTTACCTTTTAAAATCTCACAAAATTCTACCCCAAAAGATTTACATTGTTGTAACTCTTCTTGTGTGGGTATGAGTTTGATTTTCAGAAGTTCCATGGGAGGCACTTTGAAATTGAGAAACTTCATTCTATCAATGATCATATCAATCGCTTCTCCACTCCACCCATAAGAGCCAAACGCTTGCGCCACTTTTCCCCGTTTTTCTAAGTACATCATACATGAAAGCAGATCCCACACTGGTTTGGGTGCATCCCCGTTAATAGTAGGTGTGCCCACTAAAATCCCATCACTCTCATCTAAAAGTTGAATCATGTTTTGTTCATCCAAAGAAGCCAAATCATACACATTGGCAACAATGCCTTCCATGCGTTCACACCCTTCATAAATCGCTTCTGCCATGTTTCGAGTGTTTTTATAACTGGTCAGATAAAAAATTGATAACACTTTTGTCTCTTCATCGCGTTTGTTTTGACTGTATTGTCGATACAAATCGATGTATTTTTGTGGATTTTGATTTAAAATGGGTCCATGCAGGGTTGCGATGGTTTTAATCTCAAACTTTTCATATAACTTCAACGCATTTAACACATACGATTTAAAAGGTCGCATGATATGGTCATAGTAGTATTTAAAGGCATAAGAAAAGTCTCCCACCACATCTTCAAAAAGACGTTTATCACAGTAATGGCTTCCAAACACATCGCCCGAAAAGAGAATTTTATCTTCAACCAAATAAGAGCTCATGGTCTCTGGCCAGTGTAAGTAAGGCGTGGTTAAAAACTTCAAAGTCTTATTGCCCAAGGTGATGCTTTTATTGGTCCACACGGTTTCAAAATCGATTGTTTCACTTTGTGTGAGTGATTTTAACATCGCTGTGGCTTGGGGAGAAATCAATACTTTTGCTTGTGGTGCTCGCTTGATTAACTCAGGAATCGCACCTGCGTGGTCGGGTTCTAAGTGGTGAGAAACCACATATTTAATCTCATCATAACTGCAAAGCGCTTCTACTTTTTTGAAAAACTCATCTTGAAATTCCAGTTTCACGGTATCTACAATAATGACACCCTCATTTGTTTTAATTAAATACGCATTATATGAACTTCCATTGGCTGTTTTCATGATGATATCAAAGGTGCGAATCTCAGGGTCAAACACTCCAATAAAGTAGACATCTTTGGCCAATTCAATAAGTTCTTCACTGCTATTGTTCATTGACAAGTAACCTTCTCATCCAAATGGGTGGATTATCTTTCATTTTTATAAACTGCTTGAGTACGTCTTCAATTGTTTCACCCTCTTTGCTCGCTTGCATGGGGAAAATCCCAGATGCTTGCACCATTCGAGAAGCTTTGGGACCAATTTGTTGTACGTATAAAATATCGCACTCTTCACAACACTCAATTTTGTAAGTGAGTTTTTCAATTTCATCTTCAATCTCAATCGACGAATCCACGCTTTTTATAAAGCTGAACTCACTGCCTTTGATTTCATAGATATAGAACTCTTTACACCAACCAAAGTGTTGATTAACATGAATATTGTCTTGTGAAGCGAATGCAATTTTCATAGTATGTATAACCTAAATCGTGAATCAATGACTTGTTCCAAGGTATTTTTAATCATCTCATATGTACCCGTACTTGCCATAGAGCACCCTGCACAGGCACCTTGATATGCCAAACGAATCTCGATTTCTGGTTCGTTGATGTAATCAATCAATAAAATGTTTCCTCCATCTTTTATAAGCATGGGTCGAATGAATCTGTCAAGCGCATCATTGATGGCACTTAATTGATCCTCATAACTTTTTGCGCGAAAGGCTTGATTGAGTTCACACACTTCAACCAACTCTCGGTCAAGTCCAGACAGTTGAATAGAAGCCATCGCATGACCCCCTTTTGCCGCTTTTAGCATGCAATAAAATCCCTC is part of the Candidatus Marinarcus aquaticus genome and encodes:
- a CDS encoding CCE_0567 family metalloprotein; the protein is MSLTEEQKEKKKELAKYKRKVVELAGEVHDIVEDTIWTDYNRLPELSEQINVAMKDVNDFLDAHPYLQK
- the nifV gene encoding homocitrate synthase; the encoded protein is MFLINDTTLRDGEQAPYVAFNTQEKLEIAQLLYEAGAHELEVGIPAMGKKEQEDLKEILNLNLPIQIMSWNRATLTDLEASLKCGLKAVDLSIPVSDILIDVKFKGDKTRLLNQLEQTVTQAKKENLFVCIGGEDSSRADLGFLKEVMTLGKELGANRFRYCDTVGILTPHKTYENIKALSSENLLDIEMHTHNDFGMATANAIAGFEAGATSANTTVIGLGERAGNASFEQVLMTINRLMNQSSDINIKALKALIRKVSRASNRRLDTSLPIIGKNIFAHESGIHVNGMMKSKSSYEPFTPKEVGLKRDFPIGKHSGSSTLMYHLESLGITPNKEVVQQLLPKVRDIVTNRKKVLNAVELKELYLCSLGI
- the nifB gene encoding nitrogenase cofactor biosynthesis protein NifB codes for the protein MSCSCTSSSTQENIQQEVMDKINNHPCYSEGAHQHYARIHVAVAPACNIQCNYCNRKFDCSNESRPGVTSSKLQPIEAVKKVLYVGGEIQQLSVVGIAGPGDALANPKKTFETFKMLQEKAPDLKLCLSTNGLRLPEFIDEIEKYNVDHVTVTINTVDPTGEVGAQIYPWIHWNHKKVFGAEGAKILLEQQLKGIQMLTERGILVKANSVLIPGVNEADLPNVAKKLKEMNVFLHNIMPLLSKPEFGTYYGLNGQRSASDQEVMAAQEACGMDMKLMSHCRQCRADAVGLIGEDRGDEFTKEAFVDMSWDELESKYDIKAREQKHQVIENWRAALEVANEKVKIEQASKEQLSSNGETKLIAVTSAGEGTVNLHFGNATEFLIYEAGDKAIKFVMHRKVENAYCKGPEDCDGSYPIEEIKETLKDCDILLTEKIGGCPMDELKEINLICDDSYAFKPIEKSVHDAAKKYFFEKENELG
- a CDS encoding FprA family A-type flavoprotein; this translates as MNNSSEELIELAKDVYFIGVFDPEIRTFDIIMKTANGSSYNAYLIKTNEGVIIVDTVKLEFQDEFFKKVEALCSYDEIKYVVSHHLEPDHAGAIPELIKRAPQAKVLISPQATAMLKSLTQSETIDFETVWTNKSITLGNKTLKFLTTPYLHWPETMSSYLVEDKILFSGDVFGSHYCDKRLFEDVVGDFSYAFKYYYDHIMRPFKSYVLNALKLYEKFEIKTIATLHGPILNQNPQKYIDLYRQYSQNKRDEETKVLSIFYLTSYKNTRNMAEAIYEGCERMEGIVANVYDLASLDEQNMIQLLDESDGILVGTPTINGDAPKPVWDLLSCMMYLEKRGKVAQAFGSYGWSGEAIDMIIDRMKFLNFKVPPMELLKIKLIPTQEELQQCKSFGVEFCEILKGKMIEMTMN
- a CDS encoding NifB/NifX family molybdenum-iron cluster-binding protein; translated protein: MKIAFASQDNIHVNQHFGWCKEFYIYEIKGSEFSFIKSVDSSIEIEDEIEKLTYKIECCEECDILYVQQIGPKASRMVQASGIFPMQASKEGETIEDVLKQFIKMKDNPPIWMRRLLVNEQ